The Herminiimonas arsenitoxidans sequence AAAGCTTCTTTTTTCAATGCGTGGTACAGAGCATTGTGGTCGAGCGAGATATTCACTGGTGCTGCTGTACCGCCATAAACGATACCAGGTGTGAGGCCTGCAATGCGCTGGCGGCGGCTCGCTCCGGTCCCCAGGTCATTACGTGCAAATGCGATTACTTTCATGATGAAACTCCAAATATGCAGGATGAAAAATCATCTTGCGGTTAAATCCCCCGCGACCAGGGAATTTTTAAAGTGGATGCAGCAAAACTGCATCCGGTTTCGAACATCAGCTTGAAACTTGTACTGATATTCTTGCCTGCGCCCGGAGGCACAGGTTTTAAACGTTCTTAGTCGGCAAACATCGACATGACGGAATCGCCAGTGCTGATGCGCTTGAAGGTTTCTGCCAACAAGGATGCGCAGGATAACACGCGGATCTTAGGGCAAGCCTTGGCAGCTTCAGACAATGGGATGGTGTCGGTGACAACCAATTCATCCAGCGGTGAGTTCGTGATGCGATCGATCGCAGGGCCGGACAAAACTGGATGTGTGCAGTAAGCGATAACTTTCTTCGCGCCGCGTTCCTTCAATACTTCTGCTGCCTTGGTCAAAGTGCCTGCGGTATCGACCATGTCATCCATGATCACGCAGTTGCGGCCTTCGACTTCACCGATGATGTTCATCACTTCGGAAACGTTCGCTTTAGGGCGGCGTTTGTCGATGATGGCCAGATCGCAATTCAAGCGTTTTGCCAAAGCGCGGGCGCGAACTACGCCGCCGACGTCTGGGGAAACAACCAGCAAGTCATCGTGATTCTTGGTAACCAGATCGCTCAACAAAATCGGCGATGCATAAATGTTATCAACAGGAATATCGAAGAAGCCCTGGATTTGATCTGCATGCAGATCCATGATCAGAACACGTTCAACGCCTGCTTCTTGCAGCATGTTGGCGACAACTTTTGCCGAAATCGCAACGCGTGCTGAGCGTGGGCGGCGATCTTGACGCGCATAACCGTAGTACGGGATGGCGGCGGTGATACGGCCAGCCGATGCGCGTTTCAGTGCATCAACCATCAACATGATTTCCATCAAGTTGTCATTGGTCGGTGCGCAAGTTGATTGCAGAACGAAGACATCTTTACCGCGGACGTTTTCGTTGATTTCAACAACGATTTCGCCATCGGAGAATTTGGATACAACAGCTTTGCCGAGCGGGAGACCGAGATGCTTGACAACGCCCAAAGCCAGATCCGGGTTTGCGTTACCGGTAAAAACCATCAGGTTTTCGAGTGCCATGGAAATCCCTGCTTGCAGTCGTTAGAAAGGTGGAAAGCCGCCAAAACTCGACGATGACGTCTTGTGTTGGCGGCTTGCTTGTGTGCTTCTTACTCTTGATGTAATGGCAGGGGAAGAAGGATTCGAACCTTCGAATGCTGGAATCAAAATCCAGTGCCTTAACCAACTTGGCGATTCCCCTACGCAACCTTGTGTTTGCCGTTGCATCTTCGCTATCAAAGCGGCGGATGCAGCGACTAACTAATCTGGTGTTACGACTGCTGCAAATAAGCAAGCGGATGATGCGTGATCGCTTTGGCTTTCCAGGATTTCCATTTTGCCGGTACTGTTGCCAGTACTGCATCAGCTTGGTGCTCTTGCTCAAATGGGCAAAACACGCAAGCGCCGGAACCTGTCATTCTCGCATCTCCGTATTGTTGCAGCCATTTTATGGCTTCAGCAATCGGTGGAAACAATGTTGCAGCCACGACTTGCAGGTCGTTTTTACCGAAGCTTTCTTGAGCTCCGGAAAAGTCCGATATTTTGACGGGTTTTGTATCCCGTGTCAATTCACTTGATGAAAATATCTGCTGAGTTGGTACGGATACCCCAGGTTCGATGACGACAAACCAGGAATCCGGCGTTTCTACCGGTAATAAAGCCTCGCCTATACCCTCGGCAAATGCATTGCGGCCGAATAAAAAGAAGGGGACATCCGCGCCTAATTGCAGGCCGAGCGCCATTAATTCTGCACGTGTTAATCCGGTTTGCCATAAATGATTGAGTACCAGTAGGGTAGTTGCCGCATCTGAGGAGCCGCCGCCCAGACCACCACCCATAGGAAGATTTTTCTCGATGGCGATATCAGCACCCAAAACTTTGCCCTGCATTTTGTCCGCTGTTGCTGCTTGCAATAATTTTGCGGCACGTACGATCAGATCACTCTCGGCGGGTACGCCGGCCAATTCTGTGGTGCGACGAATAACATTATCTTCGCGCGTAGAGAAATGCAGCACATCGCCGCGATCGATCAATTGAAATACGCTTTGCAGCAGGTGATAGCCATCGGCGCGCCGTCCGGTGACGTGCAGGAATAAATTCAGTTTTGCCGGAGCGGGGCAGTGATTGAGTGTTTGCATCATTTCTTTAGCTAGCGGGTATTTATTGTGTTTGCCAATTGTCGATCACGATGCGGATGGCGACTTTACCGGCTTGTTCGGTCTGACGCTCGAGGTCTATGCGTTTCGGCCGACTTTGCGCTGGAGTCTGATTATCATCTTGCCAGCTCAGGTATTGAATGCGCCAGCCATCGCGTGTGGTCACGTTGGTATTGCCAGGCGTAGCGACAAATGGCGCATTGTTTGCATCAATGGCAAAGCCTTGCAGCCAATTGCGCAAGCCGGAGATAGGCAGCGGCCAACCCAGTGTTTGGGTAATCAGTAGATCCACATCGTTTGCCGTAATCGGTGTTTTACCAGCTTGCGTCAAGGTTGCGCTATCCGGTGTGACAGCTATCGTTGCCAATACTTGTCCCAATGGCGACAAGATGGCAATGTCGCTGCGATCCTTGCTTTGATTCCAGGTGAAGTTGCCATGCAGGGCTTCATCCTGATCATTTTTTTGATATTGCACAGACAGGCGGCCATCGAGCGCCAGTGCATCCTTGTATGTGCGTTGCACAGAAGTCTGTCCTGCAAGATTGCTGCTGTCGGCCTGCGGGGTAAGGTTGGCGCAACCAGTCATTAATAAAGCAGACAGCGCAATGGCGATGCTCAGCTTGCGCGTGACGGTGTGTGCGTTTGTGTGTGCATGCATGGATGGGAATGTGTGGATAATCATCATGGGATGCGAGGGTGATCCAGGCTAGTGCTGATTAATTGCCTTGTGGCTCACGGAATTGTAGGTGGGCTTGCTGCCGTTCGGAATGCAGGTAGTGAGTCTGTAAAAATGATTTGACGGCCTAGGCCGTCAAATCACATTGCTCACAATTGGGCACGCAGGCGCGTCAATGTGCTTTTTAACAGATCGCTCTTAGGATCTTTTTGATTCGCATCACGCCATAATTTTTGCGCATCTGCTTTTTCGCCTTTTACCCACAAGACTTCGCCCAGATGTACGCCGATTTCGACGTCAGGTCGTATCGCGTAGGCGCGGCGCAGATAGCTTTCTGCTTCTGGCAGATGGCCCTGGCGGAATAATACCCAGCCCATGCTATCCATGATGAATGGGTCTTCCGGCGCGATCTTCAGCGCTTTTTCGATGAGCGTACGCGCTTCCTGCAAATGGATATTGCGATCGGCAAACGAGTAGCCGAGCGCGTTATAGGCGTGTTGATTATCCGGCGCGAGGCGGATGATCTTGCGCAGCGAGGTTTCCATCAGGTCGTAGCGATTTGCTTTTTCCGCCAGCATGGCGTGGTCGTACAGCAAGCCGGTATCGTCAGGGAAACGCTTTAAACCATTGTTCAGAACGGTCATTGCTTCCGGGATGCGGTTGGCATCACGCAGCAACTGTGCGTCGGCAACGATGATTTGGATTTGTTCGCGCTGGCCTTCCGGTTTCAAATGGCTGAGCAGATTGCGAGCGCCA is a genomic window containing:
- the lolB gene encoding lipoprotein insertase outer membrane protein LolB, whose protein sequence is MMIIHTFPSMHAHTNAHTVTRKLSIAIALSALLMTGCANLTPQADSSNLAGQTSVQRTYKDALALDGRLSVQYQKNDQDEALHGNFTWNQSKDRSDIAILSPLGQVLATIAVTPDSATLTQAGKTPITANDVDLLITQTLGWPLPISGLRNWLQGFAIDANNAPFVATPGNTNVTTRDGWRIQYLSWQDDNQTPAQSRPKRIDLERQTEQAGKVAIRIVIDNWQTQ
- the ispE gene encoding 4-(cytidine 5'-diphospho)-2-C-methyl-D-erythritol kinase, which encodes MMQTLNHCPAPAKLNLFLHVTGRRADGYHLLQSVFQLIDRGDVLHFSTREDNVIRRTTELAGVPAESDLIVRAAKLLQAATADKMQGKVLGADIAIEKNLPMGGGLGGGSSDAATTLLVLNHLWQTGLTRAELMALGLQLGADVPFFLFGRNAFAEGIGEALLPVETPDSWFVVIEPGVSVPTQQIFSSSELTRDTKPVKISDFSGAQESFGKNDLQVVAATLFPPIAEAIKWLQQYGDARMTGSGACVFCPFEQEHQADAVLATVPAKWKSWKAKAITHHPLAYLQQS
- a CDS encoding ribose-phosphate pyrophosphokinase is translated as MALENLMVFTGNANPDLALGVVKHLGLPLGKAVVSKFSDGEIVVEINENVRGKDVFVLQSTCAPTNDNLMEIMLMVDALKRASAGRITAAIPYYGYARQDRRPRSARVAISAKVVANMLQEAGVERVLIMDLHADQIQGFFDIPVDNIYASPILLSDLVTKNHDDLLVVSPDVGGVVRARALAKRLNCDLAIIDKRRPKANVSEVMNIIGEVEGRNCVIMDDMVDTAGTLTKAAEVLKERGAKKVIAYCTHPVLSGPAIDRITNSPLDELVVTDTIPLSEAAKACPKIRVLSCASLLAETFKRISTGDSVMSMFAD